The following DNA comes from Bathymodiolus thermophilus thioautotrophic gill symbiont.
AAAAATATGATTTAGAAATTTTAAGAAAGGAATACGAAAGCATTGATCCTGTAGTTATACACAAAGGTATTGAGATAAACCTCCCTCAAGAATCCTTACCTGAAGGTCAATGGGGACCGATTAAGAGCTATATAGACGACAACTTCTTTAACAATAAGTTCTACGCTGTTTAATACCATGTTGTTTTGTCAGTTTGTTTAAGCGATTAATAATCTTGATTACCAGTTTGGCATTTGAAATAAGGGGACGCCACCCTCTTTATGATAAAATACTCAAATGTCAAGACATGACAAGTCCAAAGGCATATTTGCCAACATTCCACACTAGGTACTGTAAATTCAACATAAACATTTTTTTGCTTGCAAAAATATGCACAGTAAAAAACAAAAAGATCTTGAATTTACATCAAATAAGTATAAAACTCAAAACCCCTCTATTTAAAAATTCAACAAGGTAGAATTTTGCTCTATGCAAACCCAAATTAATATACACCGCAACATTCAAAGGCCTCATATGTCAAGCACCTACCTTGGGGCATCCTAACAAAGACCCCTGCATTAAACTAAAAAACCCAACAAAAAATCACAAATCAACCCTCAAAACCTTATGCAAACATTAGCATTTATGATAAAATACTATAATTATCAGACACTTACAAAAAAATGCGAGTTAAAACCACTCAAGAACAAACCTTTGCTGATAGTTTTATCAACATACCAAACTCCCAACTAGACATCATTAACAAAGTTATCGATTGGGAAGTTATAGCCAAAGATCTGTCTCATATTAAAGTTGACTATTCTGCTGTTAGTCTGTTTAAAGCGCTATTAATAGGCACATGGCACAATCTCTCTGATGAGAAGTTGGCTGATAGTCTTAGTAGAGATTTAGTCTTTATTAACTTTTGCAACTTTAGCCTAAGTGGCAACAAACCTGATGCTACAACCATTGGCAGATTTAGAACCAAACTAATCAAACAAAATCTATTTGATAGACTTTTGAGTAGCATCAATCTTATGCTTGAGAACAATCAACTCAAACTCTCTAATGGCAAACATGTTGCCATGGATGCAACCTTAATTCAAAGTGCTAGACGCACTAAGAAGATTATTACAACACACAAAACTGGTGAGGTTTATGAGATTGATAGTAACCCAATTCAATATTCAGATGATAAAGATGCAAGATGGACATTTAAGGCGGGAAAATACACTTATGGATATTCATCAGTAGTAACAACTGATGCCAATGGATTAATTAACAAAGCCACTACGCACCCTGCTAATGATAGTGAAATGACTCATTTTGAAGAAAATGTTAAACAGGCAGGCAATCAAAAAGGCGTAAGAGTTTTATACGACAAAGGAGCAGCCTCTCAAGCTAATAGTGAAGCACTTAAAGCACAAAAGTTAAGAGATGGTATTATGCGCAAAAAACCCAAAGGCAAGCAAATGAGTCATTGGCATAAATTACGCAATAAAGCAATCAGCAAAAGAAGGTTTGTGGTTGAACGCACCTTTGGTACGCTCAAACGCACTTATGGTTTGGCAAGAAGTCGTTATATTGGTTTAGAGAAAGTTGCCAGCGAAGTTAATCTTAAAGCTATTGCTTATAATCTAGTTAGAGCGGCGAATGTTTATATTAACAAGGGATTAAATACAGCCTAGGGATTATTGTGTCTTTTTTGTGGAAACAGTACAAAAAAGAGTAGAAAATGAGCGATTTATAGTTGATATTGATGATTTTTTTAATGAAAGTTGGATTTTATATGTTTTTTGACTTTGAAAAGTCAAAAATTGAGGGTTTTGGGTTTTGATGGTTGGTTTTGGGATGCTATGCAGGGGTCTTAACACCCTAATCAACGAC
Coding sequences within:
- a CDS encoding IS5 family transposase, translated to MRVKTTQEQTFADSFINIPNSQLDIINKVIDWEVIAKDLSHIKVDYSAVSLFKALLIGTWHNLSDEKLADSLSRDLVFINFCNFSLSGNKPDATTIGRFRTKLIKQNLFDRLLSSINLMLENNQLKLSNGKHVAMDATLIQSARRTKKIITTHKTGEVYEIDSNPIQYSDDKDARWTFKAGKYTYGYSSVVTTDANGLINKATTHPANDSEMTHFEENVKQAGNQKGVRVLYDKGAASQANSEALKAQKLRDGIMRKKPKGKQMSHWHKLRNKAISKRRFVVERTFGTLKRTYGLARSRYIGLEKVASEVNLKAIAYNLVRAANVYINKGLNTA